The following is a genomic window from Panthera uncia isolate 11264 chromosome B4, Puncia_PCG_1.0, whole genome shotgun sequence.
GAAAACAAACAGGAGATGTACAAAGTGCCTTGGGAACCGAGTACTCGAGGGAATCCAGCACGATGTTTAAGGGTAGCCTTTTTTGTAGGCAGAAAGTTGCAGCATCCGTGAGAACGGGTGGTTCCAGCGTGTAGGCAGGTGGATTGGGCAGATGCAAGGACAAAACCAGGTAAGCTGATCCAAACCaaaaaattttaatcagaaaCAGGGGCAAGAGTACAAACCCAGGAGCAGAGGGAGCCTGGCGCAAagcaaaattgaaaacagaaagaaggtgGGGAAGGTGGTAAAAGGAGCTGAAGTATCAGTGCTATTTCTCCGTCTGGCATTTGGAAGGTGCACCTTCCATTTGCAGAGGTGAGCTGAAATAAAGTGAGGCACAGACCGTGCTTGTTCAGACCTTATTCTCAAGTCGTTCAGATTTTAGAAGGATCAAGGCCTAGTGTTTTCATACAGTGGAGTGTGTTTATATAGTCTGGCCAACGTGGAGAACAAAATGCTTATCATTATTTGTTTCCTTCAGGATTTCTGTTGTTCTTTCGTTTAAAACAAGGCCTAAGTGAGCAGTGCTGGTCGGGGCCCCTTGGTTACCGGCGTGAAAAGCACATTAAAGCGTTCCTTCACAGCTCAGGTGTCTGTAATGTGACTAGTCAGGCAAAGCCATTGTTGCTGATAGCCTGCGTGAATCATGGGTAAATAAATGCCACTGTGAAGCTCCTGGGTGTCTCCAAGACAGCAGGCCGCCTTTCTCGGAAGGGCCCACCCCGACGCTCCTCCGGGTCCCTGCAGGGTTTGTCCATCGATGACAGGTCCCCTGCGTACCTGTGTTGTTCCTCTCCGCCTCTCATTCCACTTCGCAGACCGAGGAGAGTGAGTTTTGCCAAAGTATCTGAAACGCTAGGCTGTGAACAGAGATGTGGACCTAAAGTGCCTGTGTTCTTGCTACCCCAAAGCTTGTGACGTAGCCCCacctggaggtggggtgggtgtgtgggtggggcTCAAGGTGTAAGGGGCCTGGCTGAATGCTGACTTTACAGAGAGTAACTAGCTGATCTCGTTGTGGTAGGACACCATCTTGATCCTGGTTTGTTATTTTGTTCAAATCCAGTGAAAACCTGTTTATAATCTGCTttattaacttaatattttatcCTGAATATTTCCCACACTGTTGTTTTTCCAGTTgtattgggatataattgacatgtagcactgtataagtttaaggtgttcAGCTCCAtgctgtggtgttttttttttttttctctgacgtTATTGTTATCTTCTCTAACATCTGTTCTCTTTGTTGATGAACTATAATTAATCAACATTGTAATTTTCAGAGCAATTAGTTCAAGGGAGATCTAGTCAAGGAAATGGTGACATGGCCAGATGTTCTGGAACCCTGTGATCGGTGGCCATCGTTTAGGGACATGTGTCCTGAAAATAAACTGGCTTCATGATGACAAGCATCAGCCTCTGGAAAAGGAATTTGGCCAAAGTGAGGCTGGGGAATGGTTACAGATAACCTTGTAGAGTTCAGACTTTGAAGTAGAGTCTGCAAAACTAGGCAGGCTGAACCAAgaatgaagaggggcacctgggtggctcagtcagctgagcatctgactcttgatttcagctcaggtcatggttccaggatcatgggatcaagtctcacattgagccctgtatcagactccatgctgagcatggaacctgcttgaggtatattctctctctctctctctctctctctctctctctctgtccctctctctctctctgtccctctctctctctctctgtccctctctctctctctctgtccctctctctctctctgtccctctctctctctctctccctctctctctctctctccctctctctctccctctctctctccctctccctctccctctccctttccctctccgtctccctctctccccctctccccctctcccccttcctccctccctccccctctttggccctctcccttgcttgtgtgtgtgtatgcattctctctctccaaaattaaaaaaaaaaaaaaaatgaggatgggAGCACCTGGTTAGCTTAGtacgttaagcatccaactcttgattcatggttcatgagatcaagccccgcattggtctgtctgctgttagcacagagtttgcttcagatcctctgtcccctgccccttggcccctcccctgcttgtgctatctctctctcaaaaaataaacattaaaaaaaaaaaaatgaggatgagGAGCCATCCACATGGTAATGGAACAGATAAAGGTTTTTCTGCATTGTGGTAGCATTGCAACCTAGGTTTCCCCTGGTGCTGTTAATTTCAGATCTGCTTAAGAGCAAAGGCAATCTGAGGGGTTAGTCCAGAGGCTCATCCGTCATGGCTGGCCCAGAGGACCCCATGTTCTTTCCAATCCCCAAGGAGTGGGAAAAGAGTAGGGGGAATGTAGGGGAAAGGTTGAGTAATTATCAAGGCCCTTTCTAGAAACCCTGACTCTGCTGGTACTGACCCAGGAATGCTAATGGGCATGATTGACTTGAGTACACAAGGAGTGAAGAATGTGATGAGGGGAGGAACTCTGTGGACCGGCGAGGAATCTGCTTGTAGCTGGCTGGATGGAAACTGTGGTCCACacaaaagcacagagaaggaaaggcaaGGCTGTGGAATTATATTTTATGAGCTGGTTCTCACTAGTAATATCCCCTTTTCCAGCCTTGCCAGAACTTAAGGTTTATGTATAACTCTTCTGGCTTTTTAGAGGCAGGACGATTCTTAACCAGCTCTTGTTTCATACCAGTTGATGAGGTTTTCCTTGGTTTAGCTTCTGCCAAATTTGGAGTAGATTATAGGAGTTTGGGCTGGCAAAAGAATATTAGGATTATCATGGAAAAAACCAGGGAAGATGATGAGAGACCACAGGATTTAGGAAGACTAAGCTAAAACATAGACTCGGGAAGATGAGGATCAAAGTGGAACAAAAATACGTCCCCTTCATTTCACACCTGTGGTTAAGTAGAGAGAAGGAGGTCTGAAGAGTCATCATCCTATTTGGGATTTTGTGTAACTGGTTCCCTTTTTGAGGGAATATACTACTTTACAAAAAATATGGTTGATTTCCTGAAATTCAAGTTTGATTGTCTTTAACTAGATGAAAAGACATGtgatccttaaaaattaaaatgttaatctaTTTTAGGCACTGTagtgaataacaaaaaaaatccctataCTTGTGGAGCCTACATTTTGGTGGGAGagacataaaagacaaaataaataagatatataacATGCCATAACAGGGTAAGTCCTTTAGAGAAAAGTAAGGTAAGGATTATAAGTGTGTGTTAGGGGTGTGGGGGTTGGCTACAGTTTTAAATAGAGTGTTCAGGTGATTTCTCAGTAATAGAGTGGTCAGAAGGTGATGAGTCAAAAGACCTGAAAGCAGGAGTGCTGAAGCAGACTATTTGGAAATCTAGatgaagggcattccaggcagaaggaagagcatAGACAAAGGTTCTGAGGTAGGAGTTTGAGATATGTTTGAGGAAATGGAGGGAAGCCAACATGACGAGCAGAATGAAAGGTGGTGAAAATCGTAGATAGTGGGGACTTCACTGTAAACACTTTGGTTTCACTGTGACTTGGGAGATCATTTGAGGTAAGCCTTGGGAGGATAAACTGGGGGGTTTTGAGCAGAAGAGGGACTTgacctgccctgccctgtgttTTAACAGGACCGCTTTGGCTGTGTTGAGAATAGACCATGGAGGAacaagagcagaagcagggggaCCAATGGGACTTTTCAGGAACCCAAGTGAGAGGTGGTGGTGGCTTGGCCCTGAGTGTGACTTATATGGCATTAGTGAGACATACTCAAATTCTCAGTATGTTTTGAAGAACCAATAGGATTTGTTGACAGAGCAGGTGTGAGGTGTGTGAGAAAGAGCAGTCAAGCATGACTCCATGGGTTTTGACCTGGGAGGGGCCGGGGAAGGAGCAgtctgaggggaggggaggcggcggaaaataaaaattctgttttcaacATGGAAAATTTGAGACATCCAAATAGAGATGTCGACGTGCAGTAAAATATATGGGTCTGGAGTTAAAGAGAGCTAGAGATGTGGGAATTAGCGCACAGGTGGTGTTGAAAGCTGTGGACTGAATGAGAACAGCAAGAGGCGGGGTGAAGACACCCTGGACTGAGCCCTGGGGACTCCAGTGTTCACAGGTCAGAGACaggaggaagcagcagcagcGGAGTCTGAGAAGGAGGAGCCAGTGAGGCTGGAGGAAAATGAGGAGAGTCCTGGAAGCCAAATGAGGGAAGTAAAAAgtccgggggggtggggggggagcgaCCAAATCCGCTGATGAGGATGGGAAATTGGAATTCGCGGTGTGGAGGAGACCTTGACAAGAGAAGGCTCAGCTGAAAGGTGGGCTCCAAAACTAGGGAGGATTGAAAACAGGATGGGAGAAAAGGGACTGGATACATAGCATTTAGATaacactttccattttttttttttttttttcctgaacacaaATGCAGAGCAAGAGGTTATTATGGATTAGGATGAAGAGaggttttgtttgcctttttttttttgtttttgtgtacaGTTAGTATTAAGATGGCAGGAAttgcccctgccccaccagcTGGGTTAGATTGTAGGGCCAGGATGGCGGGCAGAGCTGGTTCCAGGCCCGTGCTCTGCCTGCCTGGGAGCCCTACCAGAATATCCTGTCTTCCGCGGTAAGAGCTGTGGCAACATGCTGTTGTTGGATGGTGTCATCCAGTGTACAGAGGAAGGAGTTCTCCTACCAGGAGATGGCAGCCAGCCTGCGCCTCCCCTGCAGCCATCCCAGCCCATGCCAGGTGCTGACCATTGCGTGTGGGGATGGGGGTGCCCTGCAGGCTGTGGTGAAGCGTTCCTCTGGGGAGTCCATGGTCCGGTGTGAGATTGACGAGGATGTCATTCAGGTCTCTAAGAAGTTCCTGCTGGGCCTGGCCATGGGCTCCTCCAGCGCCAAGCTGACCCTATACATGGGCGACGGTTTTGAGTTCATGGAACAGAACCAGGGCGCCGTCAGTGTTATCCTCACAGACTCCTCAGACCCCATAGGCCCTGCCGAGAGTCTCTTCAAGGAATCCTATTACCTGGACCTCATCGAGGAGATGCGGCAGTTCTGTAGGTCACTCTTCCCTGTGGTGGCCTATGCTTACTGCACTGTCCCCACCTTCCCCAGTGGccaggcaggcttcatgctgggcaGCAAAAATCTGAGCACCAACTTCTGGAAGGCCGTGCAGCAGCTGACACAGAAGCAGGTAGAACAGATGCAGCTGAAATACTACAACTGTGATGTGCACCAGGCAGCCTTTGTCCTGCCCGAGTGTGCTGCCGAGACCCAGGATGATGTAAGCTGAGCCCAGGTGCCACTGCCCAGGACATTGGGCCAGGGAGCCTCCAGGACTCCTGGGCATGACCAAACCCTTTTTCCCTGCCTGTGTGCCCACCAAGCAAGTGTTACAAGCCCCAGAATGCTGCCCGATGGGCCCGGCTGGGCGGACAGTCTCTCAATGTGGTGTTCAGCCTCCAGGCTTATACCAGCTGTGTatagccaaaaacaaacaaacaaactacaggAATTACTGTTTGTAAGGTGATGGGAATAGTCCAGTAGGGAGAGAAAACCTGACGATGCAGGAGTGAGAAGGAAAAATTTCTGGAATGACATCCTTgagaaggcaagaaaggagtggAATCTGGTCCAGAAGTGGAGAGGTTGGACACCCTTCATGGCCGTAGAGACCATTCATTCTTATAAAAACACCATATGGGGACCCAGGTGGAATTAGTTCAGTAGTTTCGCTGGTAGgatattgttgttttttcttgattGCTTCTTGTTTACCCGTGAAATGAGAAGCAAGACATTAGCTAAGattgaggaaggaagagaggaagagacctggagagagaggagaaggtgtGACACAGTCATCTGAGAGTGAATGTTCTGGGAAATGTAGTATAATTTCCTGGCAGCACTGAGAGCCCACTTGAGGTTGCTGGTCATGATGAGTGCGTGCTTTTCCCATTCAAGTCCAGCTTTGGGGAACAGGTGTACAGTAGGCAACGAGTTTGATTTCACCAACTTGGGGGTTTCTCCCAAGTCAGTTCAGTGAAGCAAGACAAGGCTAAGAGAGTTTCAGGGTGTTTGCAAGAGAGCAGAGGACCAGGGACAGGAGCAGGGTGAGACAATAGGATCAGGAGAGTTAGACCTTAGTGGGGCTTGATAATTTTTGCAGTTGGGGTATTGGAGAGAGTAAACTGGAAAAATAGGAAGTGTTGGTTGGAGAATCCAGTCTTTCTCACTGAGGAAGGAATTACAATAACCAGTACAGACAAGGTCTGGGATATGAGCATTGGAATGAGGGGCTGGGGCAATGTGGAGTTGCAAGGACAGGGTGGTGGAAGGATCACATGTGCATGTGGAAATCCCCAAGAATTATGTCAGGAGAGATGTCTTGGAGAGGTTAACAGTGAGGCAGGGCTTAAATCTTTAAGGAATGAGGGGTAGTGACTCAGGAATGAGTAGATGACTGCCAAATGAGATGACCAGAGGTAGGAGAGCAATCTGAAGAGGGGCAGGctaaaaaccaagaaacagagggAAGTGGTGAGTAGCTTTAGGGATTCAGTCATATCAGGATTTCTCACCCTCAGTACCAAATTTTGGGCTGGATTTCTCTATGTTGTGGGGGCTGTCTGTGCATCGTAGGCATTGTAGGGTGTtgacagcatccctggcctctacccatgaGATGCCAGGGTTCTTTCCCCACCTGTGACAACCAAATATGCCCAGACATTGTTAAATGTCCCTGGGGGCAAAATTGCCCTCATTTAAGAACCAGTGAGTTAGATGAATACTGAAAAAGCATTGGGGTCCCTGGTGTCCTTCCCTAAAGCTCTTTCTAGGGAATGCTGGAATGCCATTCTAATCCAGATTAGAGCAGATTATGCAATGAGcaggagaagaaacaaagtaCCTCTCTTTCTAGGAGTTTGACTGTGAAGGGCTGGAGGATGAGAGCGCAGTAAGCAGAGGAGACTCTGGAGAACCAGAGATGATTTCCTTCTGTGGGTCAGATGGAGCCGTAAACAGATTTAAATATTGATAAGAAGGGTCCATGTGAGGAGAACAACTGACCTAGAGAAAAGAGCGGTCTGAAATGGGCTGTGGAATGGTCTGTAGATGTGGAGGAGTCAACGTTCGATCAGAGGAGCGGCATCTCCAAAGATCCAGGAGCAGCAGGTGGATGCTGCTGGTTTATGATTTgttggagagaagcagagggagttCTCATCCAACAGCTTCCGTTTTCAGCTGCTGAGAGTGAAGAGAACAGTGAGTGcaggggcggaggtgggggggagtTGGCACGTTGAACCAGTTGTGAAATGGGAGACCAAGCTGGCTTGGAAAACCTAGGAAAAGTTCTAGGATGTCTGGGCAGTGGTGAGGGCCTGTGTGGGGCTAGTGACCTGAATTTACAACTAAACCAACCTGTGCTGCTGTGCTTTCTCCAGCATCACTCAGACACCACGAAAGCAGGTAGCAGGATTCAGCCCAAGTTAGGGCTTTGCTAGATGGTTGTGATGGAAAGAGCAGAATATTGGCAAGAGTGCTTTTAAAATGATGAGCTGGGAAATGTAACTATacaaaaggaggggagggaaagaaatgcaaatctgCAGATTGGTTAGAAAATGTCACAGGGCCTCTGAGGTCATTGTGCAATTAGGTCAGGATGTTAGTGGTGGTCAGAAAGGGGGATTCCTGAGTAAGTGATTTTGGAAAGGCAATTTGTCAAGTAATAACAAGGTCTAGGTTGGGACCATGGAAGTTAGTGCATGAAAGGGAGAACATCATTGGTGATAAGAAGTCAAGTTACTAAGGGGTCAAGGTGGCCCAGTCATGTCTGTGGATGCAGATGTCCTTCTGGATGAGGGAAAACTTGGAATGGAGAGGGAAATGTGAGCCAGGGGCCAGATTTTCTGTGGGCCGGGAGCGTCAGCTGGCAGGTAGGAGACAATAGGCTCTAGGAAACTCTGGGGTCATACTCTGCTTGCATGGACCTAAGGGGAACTATTTTCATCCCAAGAACATTGAGGACTAATGGTCTGGAAGCAACATATAGAATGAGGTGAATGTCAACCTTACTTTCTTGCCCCGAGTGTGAAAGGTGTAAAAGAATAATCAGAGCCAGCTCCCCATACGTCTGCATATTTTTGTTTGCAGGCTTTGTTTCAGAGTGATTGATCAAGTTTTATTTCAAGGTGGGTTCCCACCTtcatcccctcccaccccccctcccaaatCCAGACGTCATTTTGGTTATTTCTAGCCTAAATGGCCCTGAGGCAAATGAATTGATGCTGGGGCTATTGAGAGagattatagtttattttatggGCTGTCCAGAGTCTTTCTGGCTAATCCCAGAAATCCAACTGAAGTACCAAGATCTGCCTCAAGCTCACAAGATCTTCTGGATCTGGAAGACTGGGAATAAGGCAGGACCCTTCTGCTCAAGCATTTCTTTACTTGGATTTGTGCTCTTGTATCTTCTACAAAGAAATAGGATGGCTTTGCCTTGTACCTTTTGGCACTAagttcaccaaaataaaaaagaaaaggaactaaaccaaaaaaggaaaccaaacaaaGGAATGGTGATTTGGCAAAAGGAActctcaaaagaagaaaggagaccaAAGATAGGCTAGTAAGAACTGCTCAGTTGGCCCATTTGCTATGGCAGCAATTCACATGACATTtcaactttgaaaacattttgtacaTTTAAGAGCAAAAGGTGAGGGAATGTGTACTTTGCCTGAATATGGAGGGAAGGGGATGTACTCTTTTGCTTTATGTGGCTGATTCCAAAGCTACATTTGTTGATTTGTTAGGATTGGAAGGTAGGAACAAGAATAGGCGGCAGTCCAGCATACAAAGTCTCAGTCAAAAATCTTTCTGACTCACTTCTTTGGAATTCAGAATGtattttcccagagaaacagTCATAAATGGTGATTGGACTTCTGGGTCCAGCCAGCCAGACTAACTAAAGCCAGTTTAACTCAGAGTGCTAACAAAACTGTCATCCCATAGTAATAGTTCGCTGAAACACTCCagtcttattttttccattattattaaaattttagagtAAACTTCAAGTCCAGAGTGAGTGCATGAGTGGAACCTTGTGGAAAAAAATGCTTA
Proteins encoded in this region:
- the LOC125918296 gene encoding LOW QUALITY PROTEIN: spermidine synthase-like (The sequence of the model RefSeq protein was modified relative to this genomic sequence to represent the inferred CDS: inserted 2 bases in 1 codon), which produces MEEQEQKQGDQWDFSGTQVRGPGWRAELVPGPCSACLGALPEYPVFRGKSCGNMLLLDGVIQCTEEXEFSYQEMAASLRLPCSHPSPCQVLTIACGDGGALQAVVKRSSGESMVRCEIDEDVIQVSKKFLLGLAMGSSSAKLTLYMGDGFEFMEQNQGAVSVILTDSSDPIGPAESLFKESYYLDLIEEMRQFCRSLFPVVAYAYCTVPTFPSGQAGFMLGSKNLSTNFWKAVQQLTQKQVEQMQLKYYNCDVHQAAFVLPECAAETQDDVS